The Flavobacterium sp. 123 genome contains a region encoding:
- a CDS encoding twin-arginine translocase TatA/TatE family subunit codes for MFGIGGGELIFIMFIVLMLFGSDKVPEIARTMGKAMAQLKNATNDIKNEIQKGVEDNGFDQKTLSDLTGSITSEISKAKDNLLGDTSTLTSVSNTFSSEIDIVKDTLVSDTTVPVDKVKEGIDEIDEIVGPIKRQI; via the coding sequence ATGTTTGGCATAGGAGGAGGAGAATTAATTTTTATCATGTTTATAGTTTTAATGCTTTTTGGTTCTGATAAAGTTCCAGAAATAGCACGTACTATGGGGAAAGCGATGGCGCAGTTAAAAAATGCCACGAATGATATTAAAAATGAAATCCAAAAAGGAGTTGAGGATAATGGTTTTGACCAAAAAACATTATCAGATTTAACAGGTAGTATTACATCAGAAATTAGCAAAGCAAAAGATAACTTATTAGGCGATACGTCAACATTGACTTCTGTTTCGAATACTTTCTCTTCAGAAATTGATATTGTAAAAGACACATTAGTAAGTGACACGACTGTTCCAGTTGATAAAGTAAAAGAGGGAATTGATGAAATTGACGAAATTGTAGGTCCAATAAAACGTCAGATTTAA
- a CDS encoding M1 family metallopeptidase, which yields MKNFSLLLILPAILFAQEKPAVITPKQPGKYDTNKFSQMYDLLATPNMFRTASGAPGPAYYQQQADYKMDVELDDKNSRLSGSETVTYYNNSPDSLEYLWVQLEQNQAAKNSQSPLAESEKISQVVTVEKFANTYLQEGLSRGFNIEYVKDAKGNPLSYTVNQTMMRINLPAPLKPGEKYSFSVKWWYNINNYQKDGGRSGYELFEKGGNKLYVIAQFFPRMAVYNDVEGWQNMQFWGSGEFALPFGNYDVNITVPADHVMEATGELMNRSEVFTPEQVKRYELAQKSFDKPVVIVTQEEAEASEKGFSDKKKTWKYSAKNVRDFGIATSRKFIYDAMAVQLSNKVVMATSVYPKESNPLWGETSTRTVAHTLKSYSSHTFDYPYPKAVSVSAEDQGMEYPMICWNYGRPDENGVTSDRIKHGMMSVIIHEVGHNFFPMIVNSDERQWTWMDEGLNSFMEYMAEQELDPNYPSSRGPAKNIVPYMSGDQKFLEPIMSNSENIIQFGNNSYGKPAAGLNILRETIMGRELFDHAFKVYANRWKFKHPTPEDFFRTMEDASAVDLDWFFRGWFYSTDYVDIGIDEVKQYYVSENPTAELKDVKVRKGRFGQEKGPFVYLISEKSTELASAQKKALQLDEIKSLSDYVSQNLSEEEKAKLKSPKYFYEVTFNKPGGMLMPIIVELTYEDETKEVFKYPAQIWRKNNETAKKVFATTKAIKKIQIDPKLETADIDVTNNAWPKEEVKSKFD from the coding sequence ATGAAAAACTTTTCTTTATTGTTAATTCTACCTGCAATTTTATTTGCTCAAGAAAAACCAGCAGTAATTACTCCCAAACAACCGGGTAAGTACGACACCAACAAATTTAGCCAAATGTATGATTTATTGGCTACGCCCAATATGTTTCGTACGGCATCAGGAGCTCCAGGGCCAGCTTATTATCAGCAACAAGCCGATTATAAAATGGATGTGGAATTAGATGATAAAAATTCTAGATTAAGTGGTTCCGAAACGGTTACGTACTATAATAATTCTCCAGATAGTTTGGAATATTTATGGGTTCAGTTAGAGCAAAATCAAGCGGCCAAAAACTCTCAATCTCCTTTGGCTGAAAGCGAAAAAATTTCTCAAGTAGTAACAGTAGAAAAATTTGCAAATACGTACTTACAAGAAGGATTATCCCGTGGATTTAATATTGAATATGTAAAAGACGCTAAAGGAAATCCGCTATCGTATACTGTTAATCAAACCATGATGAGAATCAATCTGCCTGCGCCATTGAAACCTGGTGAGAAATATTCGTTTTCTGTAAAATGGTGGTATAATATCAATAACTATCAAAAAGACGGAGGACGTTCGGGTTATGAATTATTCGAAAAAGGAGGTAATAAATTGTATGTTATTGCTCAGTTTTTTCCAAGAATGGCCGTTTATAACGATGTTGAAGGATGGCAGAATATGCAGTTTTGGGGAAGCGGAGAATTTGCTTTGCCATTTGGTAATTATGATGTGAATATAACCGTTCCTGCGGATCATGTTATGGAGGCTACGGGAGAACTAATGAATAGAAGCGAAGTGTTTACACCAGAACAAGTAAAACGCTATGAGCTTGCGCAAAAATCATTTGACAAACCTGTTGTTATTGTTACTCAGGAAGAAGCTGAGGCTAGTGAAAAAGGATTTTCTGACAAGAAAAAAACATGGAAATATAGCGCTAAGAATGTAAGAGATTTTGGAATTGCCACATCAAGAAAGTTTATTTACGATGCAATGGCAGTACAATTAAGTAATAAAGTGGTTATGGCTACTTCAGTATATCCAAAAGAAAGTAATCCGTTGTGGGGAGAAACTTCTACGAGAACAGTTGCTCATACTCTGAAAAGCTATTCAAGTCATACATTTGATTATCCTTATCCAAAAGCAGTTTCTGTTTCGGCTGAAGATCAAGGAATGGAATACCCAATGATTTGTTGGAATTACGGTCGTCCAGATGAAAATGGAGTTACGAGTGACCGAATTAAGCACGGAATGATGAGTGTAATTATTCATGAAGTGGGGCATAATTTTTTCCCAATGATTGTAAACTCCGATGAACGTCAATGGACATGGATGGACGAAGGACTAAATTCATTCATGGAATATATGGCGGAACAAGAATTAGATCCTAATTATCCTTCAAGTCGAGGTCCAGCAAAAAATATTGTACCTTATATGAGCGGTGATCAAAAATTTTTGGAACCAATTATGTCAAACTCAGAAAACATAATTCAATTTGGTAATAACTCTTATGGCAAACCAGCTGCAGGACTTAATATTCTTAGAGAAACTATTATGGGAAGAGAATTGTTTGACCATGCCTTCAAAGTATATGCAAACAGATGGAAGTTCAAACATCCAACTCCAGAGGATTTCTTTAGAACAATGGAAGATGCTTCTGCAGTAGATTTAGATTGGTTTTTTAGAGGTTGGTTTTATTCAACCGATTATGTTGATATTGGAATTGATGAGGTAAAACAATACTATGTTTCTGAAAATCCAACAGCAGAATTGAAAGACGTAAAAGTAAGAAAAGGACGTTTCGGTCAAGAAAAAGGACCTTTCGTATATTTAATTTCAGAGAAAAGCACAGAATTAGCTTCTGCACAAAAGAAAGCTTTGCAACTTGACGAGATTAAATCTCTTTCAGATTATGTTAGTCAAAATCTTTCTGAAGAAGAAAAAGCAAAATTGAAATCACCTAAATATTTTTATGAAGTGACTTTCAATAAGCCAGGAGGAATGCTTATGCCTATTATTGTTGAGCTTACTTATGAAGACGAAACGAAAGAAGTTTTCAAGTATCCAGCTCAGATTTGGAGAAAAAATAATGAAACTGCTAAGAAGGTGTTTGCAACAACAAAAGCAATCAAAAAAATACAGATTGATCCAAAATTAGAGACAGCTGATATTGATGTAACTAATAATGCTTGGCCAAAAGAAGAAGTCAAATCTAAATTTGATTAA
- a CDS encoding phosphatase PAP2 family protein, whose protein sequence is MLEKLQSLDTKLFVYLNGLGSETYDGFWLFITKQVNWIPFFLLLLYLIYKKIGTKQTLYLLLFVAVLVTITDQTTNLFKNGFQRLRPCNNPDIKSIIRIVQSRSSYSFFSGHAANTMAVATFLYLNLKRYFNYLGLLFLWPLIFAYSRIYLGLHYPLDIISGYIAGLILGFLMYKVYKIVKQKYFPE, encoded by the coding sequence ATGTTGGAGAAATTGCAGTCCCTCGATACTAAACTCTTTGTATATCTTAATGGTTTAGGTTCTGAAACCTATGATGGTTTTTGGCTGTTTATTACAAAACAAGTTAATTGGATTCCATTTTTTTTACTTTTATTGTATTTAATTTATAAAAAAATTGGAACCAAACAAACTTTGTATTTATTGTTGTTCGTAGCTGTTTTAGTTACTATTACAGATCAAACAACTAATTTGTTTAAAAACGGATTTCAAAGATTGCGTCCTTGCAATAATCCGGATATAAAATCGATTATTCGAATCGTACAATCCAGAAGTTCCTATAGTTTTTTCTCAGGACACGCTGCTAATACAATGGCGGTAGCTACTTTCTTGTATTTAAATCTAAAGCGTTATTTCAACTATTTAGGACTTTTATTTTTATGGCCATTAATTTTTGCTTACAGCCGTATTTATTTAGGATTGCACTATCCTTTAGATATAATTTCGGGCTATATAGCCGGACTTATCTTAGGCTTTTTAATGTATAAAGTATACAAAATAGTAAAGCAAAAGTATTTTCCTGAATAA
- a CDS encoding O-methyltransferase has translation MHFISQELEDYIEQHSEKEPAHLAALNKETYQKILLPRMLSGHFQGRVLSMLSKLIRPVNILEIGTYTGYSALCLCEGMQESGELHTIDIKEELVNFQRKHFDKSPWGKQIVQHLGNAIEIIPTLNLKFDLVFIDADKENYLNYFELIVPKMNKGGIILSDNVLWSGKVLEPLQKNDLSTKVLLEYNQILKNDPRVETVLLPIRDGLTVSRVL, from the coding sequence ATGCATTTCATCTCACAGGAATTAGAAGATTATATTGAACAACACTCTGAAAAAGAACCTGCACATTTAGCTGCTTTGAATAAAGAAACGTATCAGAAAATTCTATTGCCTAGGATGCTAAGTGGTCATTTTCAAGGCCGTGTTTTAAGTATGCTATCAAAACTGATTCGCCCTGTAAACATTCTTGAAATTGGAACTTATACTGGCTATTCGGCATTGTGTTTATGCGAAGGAATGCAGGAAAGTGGAGAACTTCACACCATTGATATAAAAGAAGAATTAGTTAATTTTCAAAGAAAACATTTCGACAAATCACCTTGGGGAAAACAAATTGTACAACATTTAGGAAATGCAATCGAAATTATCCCAACTTTAAACCTCAAATTTGATTTAGTTTTCATCGATGCAGATAAAGAAAACTACCTCAACTACTTTGAATTAATAGTTCCAAAAATGAATAAAGGAGGTATTATTTTATCTGATAATGTTTTGTGGAGCGGTAAAGTTCTAGAGCCTTTACAAAAAAATGATTTGAGCACAAAAGTACTTTTAGAATACAACCAAATTCTGAAAAATGATCCTAGAGTTGAAACCGTATTGCTTCCTATTAGAGATGGTTTAACAGTAAGTAGAGTCCTTTAA
- a CDS encoding carboxypeptidase-like regulatory domain-containing protein — translation MSRTISFLFCLVAANVLAQQSVPTQLEGKVNANMLDLEGIYIINLKTEKAAITDADGYYSIQAAVGDTLLFSSVQFKSVTIVLTPEHFQKERLIVKMEPIMNQLKEVVIRRYDNINAVSLGIIPKGQKSYTQAERKLRTATSGGGIDGLLNLFSGRTAMLKKELAVEKKESYLALLEQMFDKSHFTNTLNIPSEYVKGFEYYAVENDKFTKILSLKNRTTVEFLLGELAIQYNDTIACEK, via the coding sequence ATGAGTAGAACTATTTCCTTTTTATTTTGTTTAGTTGCAGCTAATGTTTTAGCACAACAATCGGTTCCAACTCAATTAGAAGGAAAAGTAAATGCTAACATGCTCGATCTGGAAGGGATATACATAATCAATTTAAAAACTGAAAAAGCCGCTATTACGGATGCCGATGGCTATTATTCCATTCAGGCTGCTGTAGGTGATACTTTATTGTTTTCATCTGTTCAATTTAAAAGTGTTACGATAGTTTTGACTCCAGAACATTTTCAAAAAGAAAGGCTCATTGTAAAAATGGAGCCGATTATGAATCAATTGAAAGAAGTTGTTATCCGTAGATATGATAATATAAATGCTGTGTCGCTTGGAATTATTCCCAAAGGACAGAAATCTTATACCCAAGCAGAGCGAAAATTACGTACTGCGACTTCTGGTGGCGGGATTGATGGTTTGCTTAATTTATTTTCGGGGCGTACTGCCATGTTAAAAAAAGAATTAGCGGTTGAAAAGAAAGAATCATACTTAGCTTTATTAGAACAAATGTTTGATAAAAGTCATTTTACGAATACACTTAATATTCCTTCGGAGTACGTAAAAGGATTTGAGTATTATGCAGTTGAAAACGATAAGTTTACTAAAATTTTAAGCCTAAAAAATAGAACTACCGTTGAGTTTTTGCTTGGTGAATTAGCGATACAATACAACGATACTATTGCATGTGAAAAATAA
- a CDS encoding YceI family protein has translation MKSTKIKSIFLTIAFFGMALYANAQKSYALDTKANFSVFGTSTLHDWEMKSVSGTGVANLTVTDSKVTDINSLTVSLLTESIKSGKNAMDKIAYETLKSGKNKTIKYVLKSAEKVNETTWNLTGTYTIAGASKELKTQIKTSVVNGVVSIQGANKITFDEFGMTAPTALFGTIKTGKELTIKFNINFK, from the coding sequence ATGAAATCAACAAAAATTAAATCAATCTTTTTAACAATCGCATTCTTCGGAATGGCATTGTATGCTAATGCACAAAAAAGTTATGCATTGGATACAAAAGCAAATTTTTCAGTGTTTGGTACATCAACGCTTCACGATTGGGAAATGAAATCTGTTTCAGGAACTGGTGTAGCAAATTTAACAGTTACGGATTCTAAAGTAACAGATATTAATTCACTTACTGTATCTCTTTTGACAGAGAGCATTAAAAGCGGAAAAAATGCAATGGACAAAATTGCATATGAAACTTTGAAAAGTGGTAAAAACAAAACAATTAAATATGTTTTAAAATCAGCAGAAAAAGTAAATGAGACTACTTGGAATTTAACTGGTACTTATACTATTGCTGGAGCTAGCAAAGAATTGAAAACACAAATTAAAACAAGTGTAGTAAACGGAGTTGTTTCAATTCAAGGAGCTAACAAAATTACTTTTGATGAATTTGGAATGACAGCACCTACTGCTTTATTCGGAACAATCAAAACTGGAAAAGAACTAACAATAAAATTCAATATTAATTTCAAATAA
- a CDS encoding murein L,D-transpeptidase catalytic domain family protein has protein sequence MIYKIFPASLLFVFSFFSIHSFISKSENKNAIAIEKTINPNLDDANVEMVYNHLHSDKYALPKLESFAKALKGYYSLKEKGLIKKNILTLVDFSLSSNSKRLWVIDLATNTILFQSLVAHGRNTGEEFAKSFSNSAQSFKSSLGFYATGEIYSGKHGMSLRLDGLEKGINDNARSRGVVVHGANYVSNSFIKNNKRLGRSQGCPALPEELSKEIINVIKDKSCLFIYHPSAISKFVS, from the coding sequence ATGATTTATAAGATATTTCCCGCCTCTTTACTTTTTGTTTTTTCGTTTTTTTCAATTCATTCTTTTATTTCAAAATCTGAAAACAAGAATGCAATAGCAATAGAAAAAACTATTAATCCAAATTTAGACGATGCTAATGTAGAAATGGTTTATAATCATTTGCATTCTGACAAATATGCTTTGCCTAAATTAGAAAGTTTTGCTAAAGCCTTAAAAGGATATTATTCTTTGAAAGAAAAAGGGTTAATTAAGAAAAATATTTTAACGCTTGTTGATTTTAGCTTGTCGTCAAACTCAAAGAGACTTTGGGTTATTGATTTAGCTACAAATACAATTTTATTTCAATCACTTGTTGCTCATGGCAGAAACACGGGTGAGGAATTTGCTAAAAGTTTTTCTAATTCAGCTCAGTCTTTCAAAAGTAGTTTAGGATTTTATGCTACAGGCGAAATATATTCGGGTAAACATGGAATGTCATTGCGATTGGATGGTCTTGAAAAAGGAATAAATGATAATGCTAGAAGTAGAGGAGTTGTGGTACACGGTGCAAATTATGTGTCAAATTCTTTTATCAAAAATAATAAAAGATTAGGCAGAAGCCAAGGGTGTCCTGCGCTTCCAGAAGAATTATCAAAAGAGATTATAAACGTAATTAAAGACAAATCTTGTTTGTTTATTTATCATCCTTCCGCAATATCTAAGTTTGTTTCTTAA
- a CDS encoding GNAT family N-acetyltransferase, with protein sequence MQNISKISSQETFTVRHPVLRMGKPIESCSFEGDDLETTTHFGLFLKESIIGVVSLFEATNKLFPQKKQFQIRGMAVLKEHTKQGFGKALLLHCEKYSINQDANLIWFNARTEATGFYEKMGYQKTGTPFDIKDVGEHYLMFKLV encoded by the coding sequence ATGCAAAATATCTCAAAAATATCTTCTCAAGAAACTTTTACAGTAAGGCATCCTGTTTTAAGAATGGGAAAACCAATAGAAAGCTGTTCTTTTGAAGGCGATGATTTAGAAACCACAACTCATTTTGGATTGTTTCTCAAGGAATCAATTATTGGTGTAGTGTCATTATTCGAAGCCACAAATAAATTATTTCCACAAAAAAAACAATTTCAAATTCGGGGAATGGCAGTTTTAAAAGAACATACCAAACAAGGTTTTGGCAAAGCTCTTCTTCTGCATTGTGAAAAATATTCTATCAATCAGGACGCAAATTTAATTTGGTTCAATGCTCGAACAGAAGCGACTGGTTTTTATGAAAAAATGGGATATCAAAAAACAGGAACTCCATTTGACATAAAAGATGTTGGCGAACATTATCTAATGTTTAAACTAGTATAA
- a CDS encoding DUF6702 family protein — MRKTIFYTILGFLFLTVSAFEVHKFYVAVYQVNYAPEKKMLQITSRIFVDDLSKAIEKKYNKKNYLGTEKESSEDIVLLKKYFAENLIFKINGQAKPLNFLSKELEGDVLICYCSIKEVPKIKSIETYNSILSEWNSEQQNIMHFIVFSEKRSVLFTSSNKSEVLKY; from the coding sequence ATGAGAAAAACAATTTTTTACACAATTCTTGGATTCCTGTTTTTAACCGTTTCAGCTTTTGAAGTGCATAAATTTTATGTGGCAGTTTATCAGGTGAATTATGCTCCGGAAAAGAAAATGCTCCAAATTACTTCTCGGATTTTTGTTGATGACCTAAGTAAGGCCATCGAAAAAAAATACAACAAAAAAAACTATTTAGGCACAGAGAAAGAATCCTCGGAAGACATAGTATTGCTTAAAAAATATTTTGCTGAAAATCTTATTTTTAAAATTAATGGGCAGGCTAAGCCACTTAATTTCTTAAGCAAAGAACTTGAAGGAGATGTTCTTATTTGCTATTGTAGTATAAAAGAAGTCCCCAAAATAAAATCTATTGAAACATACAATTCAATTTTGTCAGAATGGAACTCTGAGCAGCAAAACATCATGCATTTTATTGTCTTTTCAGAGAAAAGAAGCGTTCTTTTTACGAGTTCTAATAAAAGCGAAGTGTTAAAATATTGA
- the pepE gene encoding dipeptidase PepE translates to MKNIIIASTSTLHNEGYLDYLLETLQIHFKDCKTILFIPYARPSGISHEEYTATVALAFAKINIGVKGIHEFENPAEAIQNAEGIFTGGGNTFVLVSQLYKNKIMDVLAETVKKGTPYLGTSAGSNICGMTIQTTNDMPIVYPPSFQALGLIPFNLNAHYLDANLQSKHMGETRETRIKEFHAYNSLPVLGLREGSWLNAKGEKITLEGNLSARLFRQNQLPEELESGSDLSFIK, encoded by the coding sequence ATGAAAAATATAATTATTGCCAGTACCTCTACACTCCATAACGAAGGGTATTTAGACTACTTATTAGAAACCTTACAAATTCATTTTAAGGATTGCAAAACAATACTTTTCATTCCATATGCAAGACCAAGCGGCATTTCGCATGAAGAATATACTGCTACTGTTGCTTTGGCTTTCGCCAAAATAAATATAGGCGTAAAAGGAATTCATGAATTTGAAAATCCTGCGGAAGCTATTCAAAATGCAGAAGGAATTTTTACAGGTGGAGGAAACACTTTTGTACTTGTTTCACAGTTGTACAAGAACAAAATCATGGATGTTCTTGCAGAAACTGTAAAAAAAGGAACCCCTTATTTAGGAACTAGCGCTGGAAGCAACATTTGCGGAATGACAATTCAAACTACAAATGATATGCCGATAGTTTACCCACCAAGTTTTCAGGCTCTAGGATTAATCCCTTTCAATTTGAATGCACATTATTTAGATGCTAATTTGCAATCCAAACACATGGGTGAAACTCGTGAGACTCGAATAAAAGAATTTCATGCTTACAATTCTCTTCCTGTTTTAGGATTACGAGAAGGAAGCTGGTTAAATGCAAAAGGAGAAAAAATTACTTTAGAAGGAAACTTATCCGCTCGTCTTTTTAGACAGAATCAACTTCCTGAAGAATTAGAAAGCGGTTCTGATTTAAGTTTTATAAAATAA